The nucleotide window GAGGTACTGAAGCACTTCGCCGGCAAGAAGCCGATCCTCGGCGTGTGCCTCGGCCACCAGGCCATCGGCGAAGCGTTCGGCGGCAAGATCATCCGCGCCAAGGAAGTCATGCACGGCAAGACTTCGCCGATCGCCCACACGGCGGTCGGCGTGTTCAAGGACCTGCCGAGCCCCTTCACGGTGATCCGCTATCACTCGCTGGCGATCGAACGCGCCTCGCTGCCGGCCTGCCTGGAAGTGACGGCATGGACGGACGATGGCGAAATCATGGGCGTGCGCCACAAGGAATTCGACATCGAAGGCGTGCAGTTCCACCCTGAATCGATCCTCTCCGAACATGGCCACGCCATGCTGAAGAACTTCCTCGATCGCACCTCGTCGAGCGCAAAGGAATGACCATGCCGATCACCCACCAGGAAGCCCTGATCCGCTGCATCGAACACCGCGAGATCTTCCACGACGAAATGCTGCACCTGTTCCGCCAGATCATGAGCGGCGAAATGTCGCCCGTGATGGTGGCCGCGCTGACCATGGGCCTGCGCGTGAAGAAGGAAACCATCGGCGAGATCACCGCCGCGGCGCAGGTGATGCGCGAGTTTTCCACCAAGGTGCCGATGGCGGACACCACCAACCTGCTCGACATCGTGGGCACCGGCGGCGATGGCGCGCACACGTTCAACATCAGCAGCGCCGCCATGTTCGTGGCCGCCGCGGCCGGCGCGCGCATCGCCAAGCATGGCGGGCGCAGTGTGTCCTCCTCGTCCGGCAGCGCGGACCTGATCGAATCGCTGGGCGCCAACATCAACCTGAAGCCGGAACAGATCGCGCAATCGATCGCGCAGACCGGCATCGGCTTCATGTTCGCGCCGAACCACCACGCGGCGATGAAGCACGTCGCCCCGGTGCGCCGCGAGCTGGGCGTGCGCTCGATCTTCAACATCCTGGGCCCGCTCACCAATCCGGCCGGCGCGCCGAACATCCTGATGGGCGTGTTCCACCCCGACCTCGTCGGCATCCAGGTGCGCGTGCTGCAGCGCCTCGGCGCGGAACACGCGATCGTGGTGTACGGCCGCGACAACATGGACGAAGTTTCGCTGGGCGCCGGCACGCTGGTCGGCGAACTGGTCGACGGCGAAATCCGCGAATATGAAATCCATCCGGAAGATTTCGGCCTGCAGATGGTTGCCAGCCGCAACCTGAAGGTGGCCAACGCCGCCGAATCGAAGGCCAAGGTACTGGGCGTGCTGTCCGGGGAAACCGGCGCCGCCACCGATATCGTCGCGCTCAATGCCGGCACCGCGCTGTATGCGGCCGGGATTGCACCGTCGATCGAGGTGGGCCTGATCAAGGCGCGCCAGGCGATCGACTCGGGCGCCGCGCTGGCCAAGCTGCACCAGTTCGTCGAAGTCACCCAGGCGCTCGGCGCCGATCACTGAGGCGCACCATGTTCGGCATCCACGACTTGACGTTATTCATCGTTTCCGGGCTGCTGCTGAACATCATGCCCGGCCCCGATTCCCTGCTGATCATGGCGCGCAGTGCCACGCAGGGATGGCGCGCCGGCGTCGCCGCATCGCTCGGCATCGGCGCCGGCACGATGGTGCACGTGCTGGCCGCGGCGCTCGGCCTGTCGGCATTGCTGGCCACTTCCGCCACGGCGTTCACGGTGGTGAAATGGATCGGCGCGGCCTACATCGTATGGTGCGGCATCCAGATGCTGCGGGCCAAACTAACCCCAACGGCAGAAGCCGGGGTCAGACCCGACGGGTCTGACCCCAGGGTTACGTCGTTGGGTGGGAAGCACGCAAGCAACTGGCGTATTTTCGCCCAGGGCTTCCTCACCAACGTGCTGAATCCGAAGGTGGCGCTGTTCTTCCTGGCCTTCGTGCCCCAGTTCATCGATGCCGATGCACCGAACAAGCCGCTGGCCTTCATCATCCTGGGCTGCATCTTCAATTTCAACGGCATGCTGTGGTGTAACGGCCTGGCGCTGTTTACCGCCTTCGCGAGTTCGAAACTGAAGGTCAAGCCGCGCGTGGCGCTGTGGCTGAACCGTGTTACCGGCGGCCTGTTCCTTGCATTGGGCGCCCGCATCGCCCTCGCCGACCGTCACTAAGAATACAAACATGTCCGATATCCTGAACAAGATCCTGGCCGTCAAGGCCGACGAAGTGGCCGCGGCCAAGAAGTACCGCAGCCTCGCCAGCCTGCGCGAGGAAGTGGAAGCCGACCGCGAGTCGCGCGCCGCGATCCGCGGTTTCGAAGCGAGCCTGCGCAGGAAGATCGCCGCCGGCCAGGCTGGCGTGATCGCCGAAGTGAAGAAGGCATCGCCATCGAAAGGCGTGCTGCGCGCCGATTTCCAGCCCGCGGCGATTGCGCAGAGCTATGCGGCGGGTGGCGCCGCCTGCCTGTCGGTGCTGACGGACGAGCAGTTCTTCCAGGGCTCCGTCGACTACCTGAAGCAGGCCCGCGCCGCCTGCGCGCTGCCGGTGATCCGCAAGGATTTCCTGGTCGACCTCTACCAGGTCTATGAAGCGCGCGCGATGGGCGCCGACTGCATCCTGCTGATCGTGGCCGGCCTGGATCACGGCCTGATGGCGGAGATGGAAGCGTGCGCCCACGAACTGGGCATGGACGTGCTGGTGGAATCGCACGACGGCGACGAACTGGCCGCCGCGCTGAAGCTGAAGACCAACCTCATCGGCATCAACAACCGCAACCTGCGCACCTTCGAAGTGTCGCTCGATAACACCATCGACCTGCTCGACCGGATTCCAGCCGAGCGGATGGTGGTCACCGAATCCGGCATCCTGAACGGGGCCGACGTACGGCGCATGCGCGAGGCCAACGTGCATGCATTCCTCGTGGGCGAAGCATTCATGCGCGCCGAAGATCCGGGCACGGAGCTGAGCCGGCTGTTCGGCTGATTTCCAGGGATTTCCAGGAACCGGGGTCTGACCCTGTTGCGGTCAAGTTTAGGCTTACCCAGCACATCGAAAGCGCATGCATTCACCCCAACAGCGAAGGGCTGGGGTCAGACCCGCCGGGTCTGACCCCGGTATTTGCACTTGGGGTGGCTTATCTGAACGGCAGCACGGTCTGAACCTGGTGTTGAGTCACCGGCATCCCTTACGCGGCCGCTTGCCACGTCTCGATCCGGTTCCGCCCATTTTCCTTGGCGCGATACAACGCCTCGTCGGCCCGGCTCAGCAGCGCATCCAGCGGCTCCTCCGGATCGGTCTGCACCGCGACGCCGATGCTGGCGGTGCAGGAAGGCAGCTCGCCGGCGTGAGCTTCGCGCAGCAGCCGCTGCACGCGCTGGGCCACGCCGATCGCACGCTTGCCATCCGTATCGGGCAGCAGCACGATGAATTCCTCGCCGCCGAAGCGGGCCAGCACGTCGGATTCGCGCAATGCCGAGCCGACCATCTGCGCCACACTGACGAGCACCCGGTCGCCTTCGGCGTGACCGAAGCGGTCGTTGATCATCTTGAAATGGTCCAGGTCCACCGATAGCAGGGCCAGGGTGCGGGCGTGCTGCCGCATGCGCGCCATGCGGGCGACCTCGCGCGCATACGCGTCGCCGAAACCGCGCCGGTTCAGTACTCCCGTCAGCGGATCGCTCGCCGAGCGGCGCTCGAGGATGAGGCGCAGCCGCTCGTATGCCACCATCAGGAAGCCGACCGCCAGCAATGCCGGCTGCAATGCCGTCACGGCAAGGTAGAAGCCCTGGAAGAGGCCGGGCCGGGTGACATCCACCAGCGCCGCGCCGTGCGTCAGCGCCACCACGCCGCGCACCGTGACCAGCACGGTGTTCACCGCGATCAGCGAACCGAAGAACAGCGTCGCAAGCTTGCGCCGGCCGTGGCGCAGCACGAGCACGAGCTGCGCGCCGCTGATCAGCGTGATCGGCACGCTCATCCAGGCCACCCGCGCGGCGTAGTCCGGCTCGACCACCAGGTAGTACAGCATGCCCACCAGCGCAAAGCCGCAGGCGCCGCCCAGCATCGGCCACCGCGGCGCGAGGCCGTAGAAGCGCCGCAAACCGATCACGCACAGGCCGTTACCGAACACGAACAGCACGTTCGCCACCGGCAGCACGAGCACATCGGGCAGCGTGCCGCGCAACGCAAAGCAGAAGGCGGAGAATACCTGCACCGCCAGCGCGGCGCCCCAGTAGGTAAGGCCGCGCACCTCGGCGGGAAAACCGCGGCGGGCGCCGAACAGCACCGCGCTCATCACGGCGCACATCAGCGCCGCCATCAGCACGACGCTGAAGGGATCCAGCAACTTCACGTCAGCGCGGCGATGTCGGGCGCGCTACCGCGCTCTTGCGCGCCGTATCGATCGCCAGCCCGATGCCAGGCACGCGCTCGCCCTGGAGCTGCACCGCGAACGTCATCAGTTCATCGCGGCGGAAGGCGTGCACCTGCACCGTGTCGCCGACCCGGTAACGGGACAGCAGCGACTCCAGGTTGGACGGATTGCCCGTGACGCGCAGGCCGTCGATGGCCACCAGCAGGTCGCCCGCCGACAGGCCGGCACGGTGCGCGGCACCGCCTTCGTGGACGGCGGACAGTTTCGCATCGGCGCCCTCGCGGCCGATGTTCGCATCCAGACTGGGCTTGGCCAGCTTGCGCTCGTCCGTGTACTTCACGCCGAACGGCGCCAGCAGCTTCGCCAGCGGCACGTCCTCGGTGCCGCGGATATATTTCTCGAAATAGCTCTTCAGCCGCATGCCGCTGATCTCGTCGAAGAGCGCTTCCACCTCGGCCGGCGTCACGCCACGGCGGCCATCGGGGTAGAAGTCGCGGCCGTAGCGCTGCCACAGCGCCAGCATGATGTCGTCCAGCGAACGCTTGCCGCCCGACTTCTGGCGGATCGTCAGGTCCAGGCCCAGCCCCACCAGCGAACCCTTGGCGTAATAGCTGACGATGGCATTGGGCGCGTTCTCGTCTTGCCGGTAGTACTTGCTCCAGGCGTCGAAGCTCGATTCAGCCACGCTCTGCTTCGTACGGCCGGCGCTGCGCAGCACGCTGCCGACGGTCTTGCCCAGCATCTTGAAGTACGTGGCCTCGCTGATCAAGCCGGAACGCACCAGGAACAGGTCGTCGTAGTAGCTGGTGAACCCTTCGAACAGCCACAGGAGCGGCGTGTAGTTTTCCACCTGCAGGTCGTAGGGCGCGAACACGGCCGGCTTGATGCGCTTCACGTTCCAGGTGTGGAAGTATTCGTGGCTGCACAGGCCGAGGAACTTGATGTAGCCCTCGCTCCTCTCGCGGCCCTGGGCAGCCGTGGTCGGCAAATCGGCGCGCGCGCAGATCAGCGCCGTCGAGGCGCGATGTTCCAGGCCGCCGTAGCCGTCGCCCACGGCCAGCGTCATGAACACGTAGCGGTCCATCGGCGCTTTCCTGGTCCTGGGCTCGAAGAAGGCGATCTGGGTTTCGCAGATCGCCTTCAGGTCGGCGCACAGCCGCGCCATGTCCAGGTTCGGCACGCGGCCCGTGATGACCACGTCGTGCGGCACGCCGTGCGCCGTGAACGTGGCCAGCGCGAAGTCGCCCATCTCGACGGGGCTGTCGATCAGCTCATCGTAATCGGCCGCCACGTAGGTGCCGAAGCCGTAGCGCCTGGCCTTCAGCTCCGGCAGCGCGGTGGCCACGCGCCAGGTACGGGCGGCGTCTTCCGCCGGGCGCACGATGTCGACCACGTGGGGAACATGCTCCTGCCCGGCCACGCGCAGGAACACACTGGTGCCGTTGAAGAAGCCGTGGGTCTGGTCCAGGTGCGCGGCACGCACGGAAAGGTCCCATGCATACACGTCGTATTGCACGGTCAGCGCTCCCTCGACAGGCGGCGCCTGCCACGAGTGCTTGTCCAGTTTCGCCAGCGCGACCGGCTGGCCATCGGCCTCGGCGCGGATCTGCACGATGTTGCGGGCGAACTCGCGGATCATGTAGCTGCCCGGAATCCAGGCCGGCAATGCCAGCAGCTGGCCCTCCGGAGAGGGCTCCTGCACGGTCAGCGTCACCTGGAACAGGTGGGCAGCGAGATCCTTGGGAACGATGGCATAGGCCACGGCGGGCGCCGCGGCACGTGGCGCCTTGGCTTTCCTGACCGGCGTTTTTTCTTTGATCGACGTTTTGTTTTTCATTGCATGAGGTCGGGCGGAGTATCGATGTCGAGCAGGATGCCCGGGTCATCCACCGCCACTTCGTTGACGATATTATCCCTTACGATCCCGCGCGCCCCCCGGTCTCCGGACAGCGCAAGCAGTTGCGGCAAGTGCCGGCGGCTGAAGGCCACCGGGTTGCCGCGCTCCGTGCCTGACGCGTTCCGGTACACCGGCACCGCGATATCGGCACCCTGTGCCACCGCGCCTGCGAGCGCGGCGATGGTGCCCGGCTGCACGCGGGGCATGTCGCCCAGCGCCACCACCCAGCCGGATGCATCCAGCGCGTGCCGAAGCCCGTGGACGAGCGACGCGGCCATGCCGCTGTCCGCCTCGGCGCAAGCGGTCACTTCACAGCCGAGTGCCGCCAGTTGCGCGGCCGTGGCTTCGTCGCCCTCGCGCACCACGGCCACCACGCGCGGCAGCACGGCCAGCAGGTGCCGCGCACTGTGCACCACGACCGGCACGCCGCCGATCGGTTGCAGCAGCTTGTTGCGCTGCCCCAGCGGGTCGAAGCGCCGGCCACGGCCGGCGGCAAGCAGGATGCCGGCAAGCGGCAACCGCGCGGCGGCGTCGGCCACGCGCTTACGCCACTTGCGGCGCGGCCGCCGACGCCAGGTCGAAAGGCAGCTTGCGCAGCCGCTTGCCCGTGACGCGGAACACGGCATTCGCGAACGCCGGCGCCAGCGGCGGCAAGCCCGGCTCGCCCATGCCGCTCGGCGGTTCGGTCGACGGCACGATGTGCACTTCGACCTGGGGCATGTCCGTCATGCGCGCCACCGTGTAGTCGCTGAGCTGGCCCTGTTCCACGATACCATCCTTGAGCGTGATGGCGGCGCCCGGCAAGGTGGTGCCCACGGCCATCAGCACGGCGCCCTGCACCTGCGCCTCGATGGTGAGCGGATTGACCGGCTGGTTGCAGTGCACCGCCGCCGTCACCTTGTGCAGCTTCGGCGTGCCGTTTTCCACCGAGGCCGTAACCACGTAGGCCACCACGGTGCCGAACGATTCGTGCACCGCCACGCCGTAAGCCTGCCCTTCCGGCAGCTTCACCGTGCCGTAGCCGGATTTGCCGACGGCGAGATCGAGCGCCAGGTGATGGCGCTTGTGCTCCTCCGGGATCAG belongs to Pseudoduganella albidiflava and includes:
- a CDS encoding anthranilate synthase component II — its product is MLLMIDNYDSFTYNIVQYFGELGEDVRVHRNDEITIEEIEAMNPDRICISPGPKDPAQAGISVEVLKHFAGKKPILGVCLGHQAIGEAFGGKIIRAKEVMHGKTSPIAHTAVGVFKDLPSPFTVIRYHSLAIERASLPACLEVTAWTDDGEIMGVRHKEFDIEGVQFHPESILSEHGHAMLKNFLDRTSSSAKE
- the trpD gene encoding anthranilate phosphoribosyltransferase, which produces MPITHQEALIRCIEHREIFHDEMLHLFRQIMSGEMSPVMVAALTMGLRVKKETIGEITAAAQVMREFSTKVPMADTTNLLDIVGTGGDGAHTFNISSAAMFVAAAAGARIAKHGGRSVSSSSGSADLIESLGANINLKPEQIAQSIAQTGIGFMFAPNHHAAMKHVAPVRRELGVRSIFNILGPLTNPAGAPNILMGVFHPDLVGIQVRVLQRLGAEHAIVVYGRDNMDEVSLGAGTLVGELVDGEIREYEIHPEDFGLQMVASRNLKVANAAESKAKVLGVLSGETGAATDIVALNAGTALYAAGIAPSIEVGLIKARQAIDSGAALAKLHQFVEVTQALGADH
- a CDS encoding LysE family translocator, whose product is MFGIHDLTLFIVSGLLLNIMPGPDSLLIMARSATQGWRAGVAASLGIGAGTMVHVLAAALGLSALLATSATAFTVVKWIGAAYIVWCGIQMLRAKLTPTAEAGVRPDGSDPRVTSLGGKHASNWRIFAQGFLTNVLNPKVALFFLAFVPQFIDADAPNKPLAFIILGCIFNFNGMLWCNGLALFTAFASSKLKVKPRVALWLNRVTGGLFLALGARIALADRH
- the trpC gene encoding indole-3-glycerol phosphate synthase TrpC → MSDILNKILAVKADEVAAAKKYRSLASLREEVEADRESRAAIRGFEASLRRKIAAGQAGVIAEVKKASPSKGVLRADFQPAAIAQSYAAGGAACLSVLTDEQFFQGSVDYLKQARAACALPVIRKDFLVDLYQVYEARAMGADCILLIVAGLDHGLMAEMEACAHELGMDVLVESHDGDELAAALKLKTNLIGINNRNLRTFEVSLDNTIDLLDRIPAERMVVTESGILNGADVRRMREANVHAFLVGEAFMRAEDPGTELSRLFG
- a CDS encoding GGDEF domain-containing protein — protein: MKLLDPFSVVLMAALMCAVMSAVLFGARRGFPAEVRGLTYWGAALAVQVFSAFCFALRGTLPDVLVLPVANVLFVFGNGLCVIGLRRFYGLAPRWPMLGGACGFALVGMLYYLVVEPDYAARVAWMSVPITLISGAQLVLVLRHGRRKLATLFFGSLIAVNTVLVTVRGVVALTHGAALVDVTRPGLFQGFYLAVTALQPALLAVGFLMVAYERLRLILERRSASDPLTGVLNRRGFGDAYAREVARMARMRQHARTLALLSVDLDHFKMINDRFGHAEGDRVLVSVAQMVGSALRESDVLARFGGEEFIVLLPDTDGKRAIGVAQRVQRLLREAHAGELPSCTASIGVAVQTDPEEPLDALLSRADEALYRAKENGRNRIETWQAAA
- a CDS encoding M61 family metallopeptidase, with the translated sequence MKNKTSIKEKTPVRKAKAPRAAAPAVAYAIVPKDLAAHLFQVTLTVQEPSPEGQLLALPAWIPGSYMIREFARNIVQIRAEADGQPVALAKLDKHSWQAPPVEGALTVQYDVYAWDLSVRAAHLDQTHGFFNGTSVFLRVAGQEHVPHVVDIVRPAEDAARTWRVATALPELKARRYGFGTYVAADYDELIDSPVEMGDFALATFTAHGVPHDVVITGRVPNLDMARLCADLKAICETQIAFFEPRTRKAPMDRYVFMTLAVGDGYGGLEHRASTALICARADLPTTAAQGRERSEGYIKFLGLCSHEYFHTWNVKRIKPAVFAPYDLQVENYTPLLWLFEGFTSYYDDLFLVRSGLISEATYFKMLGKTVGSVLRSAGRTKQSVAESSFDAWSKYYRQDENAPNAIVSYYAKGSLVGLGLDLTIRQKSGGKRSLDDIMLALWQRYGRDFYPDGRRGVTPAEVEALFDEISGMRLKSYFEKYIRGTEDVPLAKLLAPFGVKYTDERKLAKPSLDANIGREGADAKLSAVHEGGAAHRAGLSAGDLLVAIDGLRVTGNPSNLESLLSRYRVGDTVQVHAFRRDELMTFAVQLQGERVPGIGLAIDTARKSAVARPTSPR
- a CDS encoding nucleotidyltransferase family protein, with the protein product MADAAARLPLAGILLAAGRGRRFDPLGQRNKLLQPIGGVPVVVHSARHLLAVLPRVVAVVREGDEATAAQLAALGCEVTACAEADSGMAASLVHGLRHALDASGWVVALGDMPRVQPGTIAALAGAVAQGADIAVPVYRNASGTERGNPVAFSRRHLPQLLALSGDRGARGIVRDNIVNEVAVDDPGILLDIDTPPDLMQ